The genomic window TGGACTTGGACTTGGCCGGCGCCTTGGCCTTCTTCTTGGGCTTCTTCTCTACGGCCTCGTCTTCCTCGACGTCCGGCGCGACCTCGTCGGTCTCGTCCTCCATGGGATCCGGCGGCTCCGCCGCTTCGTACTGGCGCCTCAGCTCAAGCCGGTTCTGCGGTTTCCCAGCCATGAAACCGTCCCTCTCACCTTGGAACGTGAACTCGCGTGATCCGGACCGATGGTCGGATCTCCCTGCGGCGCAGCCCGTTCCGCCCGGGGAACGGGCCTGCCCGCCCGACTCGCGATTCTAATCGATCGCGTCGCGGTTGGATAGTACGTGCGACGCCGCGCGGGGCCGCCTGAGGGAGTGGGGCGTCCGATGCGGGGGGGCGGCGCCCGGGGCCCGGTCGGGGCCGTCCAGGAGGACGCTGATCCTCCGGAGCAGCTCTTCGGGGTGATAGGGCTTGGTCAGGAACTGCTGCACCCCGAGCGCGGTGAGCGACTCGACGTGGGAGTCCAGGATCGCCGCGCTGCAGATCATGACCGGCTGGGACGGCTCGACCTTCCGAATCCGTCGGCAGACCTCCACCCCGGGCAGCCCGGGGAGGTTCAGGTCCAGGAGGACCATGTCGAAGGGGCCCTCCGACTCGAACAGCTCGACGGCGAGGAGCCCGTCGGCGGCCTCGACCACGTCGAAGCCGTCGCCCCGGAGGAACTGGGCGACGAGCCTGCGGAGCAGGGCCTCGTCCTCCACGAGCAGGATGCGGGGGGGCGGACCGAATTCCATCGGCTCCTCCTTGAGTCGAGGACTCGCTGCGGGACGGGCGGGGGATTCGATCCGTGAATGCGCCCCGGGCCGGGCGGATCGTATCCGATGGCGCCCCCGG from Aquisphaera giovannonii includes these protein-coding regions:
- a CDS encoding response regulator transcription factor, which codes for MEFGPPPRILLVEDEALLRRLVAQFLRGDGFDVVEAADGLLAVELFESEGPFDMVLLDLNLPGLPGVEVCRRIRKVEPSQPVMICSAAILDSHVESLTALGVQQFLTKPYHPEELLRRISVLLDGPDRAPGAAPPHRTPHSLRRPRAASHVLSNRDAID